In a single window of the Penaeus monodon isolate SGIC_2016 chromosome 3, NSTDA_Pmon_1, whole genome shotgun sequence genome:
- the LOC119595404 gene encoding uncharacterized protein LOC119595404, which yields MQTIARDLVLLLFLFGLPRGGAQECPCAWHESEESWTCEGAVSAVPTQCWPLHAHVRKVVLDANIGEILDGDFDHENLQGLIHLEMRRLRQVARSALRPLTKLVYLDMAGGSLQELPDVSTMTDLLALLAFDNQLTAAPSLTHMLVLDVVELHGNRIAALPDEFLPESTHLIDLRLDGNSFDSLNASSIVTAPAESRMTFDPLASVLATVDEKDLLFIKEFEVNIDLESIIVIIEDPPNPYCEW from the exons ATGCAGACGATAGCACGTGATCTCgttcttctcttgtttctcttcggCCTG CCGAGGGGCGGCGCCCAGGAGTGCCCCTGCGCGTGGCACGAGAGCGAGGAGTCGTGGACGTGCGAGGGCGCGGTGTCTGCGGTGCCCACGCAGTGCTGGCCCTTGCACGCCCACGTCAGGAAGGTCGTCCTCGATGCCAACATCGGAGAGATCCTGGACGGCGATTTCGACCACGAGAACCTGCAGGGGCTCATCCACCTGGAGATGAGGAGGCTGCGCCAGGTGGCCCGCAGCGCCCTCCGCCCCCTCACGAAGCTCGTCTACCTGGACATGGCCGGCGGAAGCCTCCAGGAGCTCCCTGACGTTAGCACGATGACTGACCTGCTGGCGCTGTTGGCGTTCGACAACCAGCTGACGGCCGCCCCGAGCCTGACGCACATGCTCGTCTTGGACGTCGTCGAGCTGCACGGGAACCGCATCGCCGCCCTGCCCGACGAGTTCCTGCCGGAGTCGACCCACCTCATCGACCTTCGGCTCGACGGGAACTCCTTCGACAGCCTCAACGCCTCGAGCATCGTGACGGCGCCGGCGGAAAGCAGGATGACCTTCGACCCGCTGGCCTCCGTCCTGGCGACCGTCGACGAGAAGGACCTCCTCTTCATCAAGGAGTTCGAGGTCAACATCGACCTCGAGTCCATCATCGTGATCATTGAGGATCCTCCTAATCCTTACTGCGAGTGGTGA
- the LOC119589025 gene encoding leucine-rich repeat-containing protein 4B-like, producing the protein MVSTVPSLLAISLLLVVVLAAAAMECPCSWREDNRSWDCVKDDVISVPTVCWPLHANVDKIVFQNPMREVYSGDFDHENLRNLTKLQMQNVDKIADDALHGLTALRYLDLSGGNLKHLPDLSTLAEVVALEAGGNLLVEAPSLAHMKNLDLVSLFNNRIQFVPDAFLPASPVPIGMTMVRNNFTDLNATSIVNAAAQSSFVFDDLQYLWATVEERDTILEKEFYCNIDLESIIRVTDDPTNP; encoded by the exons ATGGTGTCGACAGTACCTTCTTTGCTTGCCATATCTCTTCTTCTTGTCGTCGTCTTG GCGGCGGCGGCCATGGAGTGCCCTTGCTCGTGGCGCGAGGACAACCGCTCATGGGACTGCGTGAAGGACGACGTGATTTCGGTGCCGACGGTGTGCTGGCCCCTTCACGCCAACGTCGACAAGATCGTCTTCCAGAACCCTATGCGCGAGGTCTACAGCGGCGACTTCGACCACGAGAACCTGCGCAACCTGACCAAACTTCAGATGCAGAACGTCGACAAGATCGCTGACGACGCCCTCCACGGCCTCACGGCCCTCCGGTACCTCGACCTCAGTGGTGGGAACCTGAAGCACCTGCCGGACCTCAGCACCCTGGCGGAAGTGGTGGCTCTGGAGGCCGGCGGGAACCTCTTGGTAGAAGCCCCGAGCCTCGCCCACATGAAGAACCTCGACCTGGTCAGTCTCTTCAACAACAGGATCCAGTTCGTCCCCGATGCTTTCCTGCCGGCGTCCCCGGTGCCCATCGGCATGACCATGGTTCGCAACAACTTCACGGACCTCAACGCGACCAGCATCGTCAACGCCGCCGCCCAGAGTAGCTTTGTCTTCGACGACCTGCAGTATTTGTGGGCGACCGTGGAAGAGCGGGACACCATTCTCGAGAAGGAATTCTATTGCAACATCGATCTGGAGAGTATTATTAGGGTGACCGATGATCCCACCAATCCCTAG